In the genome of Streptomyces sp. SAI-127, the window GGCTCCCTGGTCGCGCGCAGCCTGGTCGCGCCGGAGCGCGCGTCCCGCGCGGTGGCCGTCATGTTCGCCGGGCTGACCGTCGCGAACGTGCTCGGTGTGCCGTTCGGCGCGCTGGTGGGGGAGCGCTGGGGCTGGCGGGCCGCGTTCTGGGCGGTCACCGTGATCGGCCTGCTCGCGCTCGTGGGAATCGTCGCGTTCGTGCCGAGCCACGTCGGACAGACACCGCCGACGGTCCCCACCGGCCTGCGCGCTCAGCTCGGCGCCTTCCGGTCCGGGCAGGTCTGGCTGACCCTGGTCGCCACCGCGCTCGGCTACGGCGGGATGTTCGGCGCGTTCAGCTACATCGCCTACACGTTCACCGAGGTCACCGGCTTCTCCTCGGCGGATGTCGCCTGGCTGCTCATGGTGTACGGCGTCGGCCTGGTCGTCGGGAACCTGATCGGCGGGCGGGCCGCCGACCACGACCGTGACCGCGCGCTGGTCCTCGCCCTGGTCGGGCTCACCGTCACCTTGGTGGTGTTCGGGCTGCTCGCCACCAGCGCCACGGCCTCGGTGGTGCTGGTGTTCCTGATGGGCGTGTTCGGGTTCGCCGGGGTGCCCGGCATGATCACCCGCGTCACCGACTACGCGCACGGGGCCGCCCTGGCCGCCAGTGCCAACGTGTCCGCGTCCAACATGGGCAACGCGCTGGGCGCCTGGGCCGGAGGCCTCGCGATCACGGCGGGCCTCGGCTACACCGCACCGCTCTACGTCGGCGCCGGCATCGTGCTCACCGCCGTCTTCGTCATGACCGTCGCCGCGCATCGAGCGAGGCCGGCCGTAAGGCAGGCCCGCGCGTCGGCGGTCCGGCGATGACTTTCGCGCGCGGGGCCGGTCTCAAGGGGGACGAGGAACGCCCTGAGAGAGGACCGGCCATGGAGAACCCTCAGCACGTGAACACGAGGCCTGCCGCGGACATGGAACCGCAGACCGCCGCGGGCAAGGTGCTCTGGCACTTCACGATGTCGCTGGACGGGTTCGTGGCGGGCCCCGGGCACGGGATGGACTGGATGACGGGGTTCTCGTTCCGGCCCGGTCTCGTCGAGGAGTACGCCGGAACGACCGGCGCCGTGCTGGGCGGGCGGGACGGCTGGGACGCCTTTCCCGACGCCGGTGGTATCTACGGCGGGGCGTGGCAGGGAGCGGTGTTCGTCCTCACGCACCACCCCGAGGACGCGCCGAGCGCCGACGGCGTGACCTTCCTGAGCTGTGACGTCGCCGAAGCGGTCCGGATCGCGCTCAAGGCCGCCGGCGGCAAGAACGTCGAGGTCCTCTCACCCACGATCGGCCGCCAACTCCTCGAACGCGGACTGATCGACGAGATCGACCTCCACATCGCGCCCGTCCTGCTCGGCGACGGCATCCGGCTGTTCGACAACCCCGGCGGCGCTCCCCTCCGCCTCGAACTCCTCAACGGCGGCGACCGCACGGCCGCGGTGAACGTGCGCTACCGACCCGCCACGACCGAGCCCAGCCAGTCGGTCAGGTGACGGCCGACCTCCTCGGGGCGTTCCTGCTGGATCCAGTGTCCGCAGCCGTCGAGGAGATGGGCGCCGCGGAGGCCGGGGAGGGTGGTGGGAAAGGCGTCGATGGCGTCGGAGAGCCAGGTGGTGGAGGCGTCCAGGGTGCCGCCCAGGAAGAGAGAGGGCTGACGGATCGGCGCGCCCGCGTGGGCGGCCAGATCCTTCCAGTCCCGGTCCATCGCGCGGTAGCGGTTCAGGGCACCGGTCAGGCCCGTGCGCTCGAACTCGCCCGCGTAGACGTCGAGATCGTCCTCGGTGAGCCAGCCCGGGAGGCGGTCGGCGGGGAAGCGGTCGCGGAGCCGGCCGCCGGGTGCGACGAAGTGGGGGTCGGCGGGCATGAGGTGGGCGTCGGCCGTGGGCATCGTGTCGGCGGAGAGCGCGGCATAGAAGCCGGCCAGCCAGCCGCGGACGTCCGGTTCGATCTCGCGCTCGGCCCGGCCGGGCTCCTGGAAGTAGGAGACGTAGAACTCCTCCTCCCCGCCGAGCCGCGCGAAGACCTCGCTGGGGCGGGGGCCGCCGGGCGGGGTGTACGGCACGCTCAGCAGGGCGACCGCGTGGAAGACGTCCGGCCTGAGCAGCGCCGAGTGCGCGGCGATGGCCGCGCCCCAGTCGTGCCCGACGACCACCGCGGAACGCTCGCCGAGTGCCTCCACCACGGCTGCGTTGTCCTCCACCAGCTGGGTCATCCGGTACGCCGCCACCGCCTCCGGCTTCGAGGAGCGGCCGTATCCGCGCACGTCCACGGCGACCGCGCGGTAGCCGGCCGCGGCCAGCACCGGCAGCTGGTGGCGCCACGAGTACCAGGATTCCGGGAAGCCGTGCAGCAGCAGGACCAGGGGCCCGCTGCCCTGCTCCACGAGATGGATCCGGCCGGCGGGACCGGGGACCAGACGGTGGGTGCGGTGCGGCATGTGTCCTCCGTGCGTACGGCGGTGCGGTGGCGGCTCACGGACTGCGGCTCACGGCGATCCTGTCAACGTACGGCGGGATGGCGCGAGGTCTGTTGCCGGTTCGGCAAAACCGCAGGCCGGGGGCGTTGTCAGACCTGGCGCCTAAGGTGGCGGGCATGGATACGGAGCAGGTGCGGCTGGTGCCCTGGGCGGAGGGCGACTTCTGGCTGCTGGAGCGGACCAACAGCCCCGAGATGACCGATCACTTGGGCGGGCCGGAGAGTGAGGAGAAGCTCGTCGCACGGCATCGGCGGTACGTCGAGCTGTCGGCGGGGCGGATGTACCGCGTCACGCTCGCGGACGACGGGGAGACCGTGGGCTCGGTGGGGTTCTGGCAGCGCGAGTGGCGGGACTCGCTGATTTGGGAGACCGGGTGGGGGATCCTGCCGGAGTTCCAGGGACGGGGACTGGCCGCGCAGGCGGCCCGCGCCGTCGTCGAGGAGGCACGGGCCGCCGGAGAGCACCGGTATCTGCACGCGTTCCCGAGCGTGGACCACACCGCGTCGAACAGCGTCTGTCGCCGGGCGGGCTTCACGCTGCTCGGACAGGCCGAGTTCGAGTACCCGAAGGGGCACTGGCTCATGTCGAACGACTGGCGGTTCGACCTGACGGGCGGCGACGGCGGCTGAGGGGGCGCGCGTGAGGGTGGGCGGTGCCGGTCGGGGCGGGCCGTCAGCGGGCGGCGTCCGCCAACTCGCCCACCACCCGGGTCGCGACGGGCACCTGCACCCCGTGCCGGTCCGCCGCGCGCAGCAACGCCCGGGCGCGTAAGGGCGGGCGGTGGCGGTCGGGGCTGGGCCGTCAGCGGGTGGCGTCCGCCAACTCGCCCACCACCCGGGTCGCGACGGGCACCTTCACCCCGTGCCGGTCCGCCGCGCGCAGCAACGCCCCGCCGATCGCGTCCAGTTCGAGGGGGCGGCCCGCCTCCGCGTCTCGCTGCATCGAGGACTTCGTCCGGGGCGGGAAGGCGTCGTAGCGGGCGAGGGCCTGGGCCGGGTCGGCGGGGCCGCCGCAGGCCGCGCTGACCGCGGCGGTCTCCTCGACCAGGGCGGTCAGCTCCTCGCGGTGGCGGGTGCGTACCTCGCCGAGGGGGAGGGCGTGCAGCGTGGTGAGGAGGGCGAAGGGAGCGAGGAAGGACATCTTGGCCCACAGGGCGGCCGACTCGTCGTCCAGGACACGGGTTGCGGGGCCGGCCTCGGCCAGGGCGGAGGCCAGTGCGTCGAGGCGCTCGCGGGGGACGCCGTCGCCGGTCAGGTCGAGCTCGGCGAAGGGGCTGCCGTGCTCGATGACACCCGGCGCGATCCGTGTCGACTCGACGCGGATCACCGCGGGGGCGACCCGGTCCGGGCGGTAGCGGGTGCGCAGGGTCGCCGGGTGTTCCACGCCGTTCAGGAGGGGGACGACCAGGCCGTGGCCCAGGGTGGTGGGCGGGACGCGGTCGAGGGCGGAGTGCAGGGAGGTGTGCTTGACGGCTATCAGGCAGGC includes:
- a CDS encoding alpha/beta hydrolase, which gives rise to MPHRTHRLVPGPAGRIHLVEQGSGPLVLLLHGFPESWYSWRHQLPVLAAAGYRAVAVDVRGYGRSSKPEAVAAYRMTQLVEDNAAVVEALGERSAVVVGHDWGAAIAAHSALLRPDVFHAVALLSVPYTPPGGPRPSEVFARLGGEEEFYVSYFQEPGRAEREIEPDVRGWLAGFYAALSADTMPTADAHLMPADPHFVAPGGRLRDRFPADRLPGWLTEDDLDVYAGEFERTGLTGALNRYRAMDRDWKDLAAHAGAPIRQPSLFLGGTLDASTTWLSDAIDAFPTTLPGLRGAHLLDGCGHWIQQERPEEVGRHLTDWLGSVVAGR
- a CDS encoding MFS transporter yields the protein MPRGLVALAVGGFGIGLTEFLIAGLLPQVAAGFAVSEAAAGRLISGYAVSVAVGAIALTAATARLPRKHVLVGLVVLFVLGNLLSAIAPSYPVMLLGRIVAALCHGSFFGIGSLVARSLVAPERASRAVAVMFAGLTVANVLGVPFGALVGERWGWRAAFWAVTVIGLLALVGIVAFVPSHVGQTPPTVPTGLRAQLGAFRSGQVWLTLVATALGYGGMFGAFSYIAYTFTEVTGFSSADVAWLLMVYGVGLVVGNLIGGRAADHDRDRALVLALVGLTVTLVVFGLLATSATASVVLVFLMGVFGFAGVPGMITRVTDYAHGAALAASANVSASNMGNALGAWAGGLAITAGLGYTAPLYVGAGIVLTAVFVMTVAAHRARPAVRQARASAVRR
- a CDS encoding 2-dehydropantoate 2-reductase, which gives rise to MAHDSAHQKLTVAVLGPGGTGGLLAALLARAGHRVICLAGDDTATTLRRAGLQIRSGTFGDFTVPVEADTELREPVDACLIAVKHTSLHSALDRVPPTTLGHGLVVPLLNGVEHPATLRTRYRPDRVAPAVIRVESTRIAPGVIEHGSPFAELDLTGDGVPRERLDALASALAEAGPATRVLDDESAALWAKMSFLAPFALLTTLHALPLGEVRTRHREELTALVEETAAVSAACGGPADPAQALARYDAFPPRTKSSMQRDAEAGRPLELDAIGGALLRAADRHGVKVPVATRVVGELADATR
- a CDS encoding GNAT family N-acetyltransferase, with translation MDTEQVRLVPWAEGDFWLLERTNSPEMTDHLGGPESEEKLVARHRRYVELSAGRMYRVTLADDGETVGSVGFWQREWRDSLIWETGWGILPEFQGRGLAAQAARAVVEEARAAGEHRYLHAFPSVDHTASNSVCRRAGFTLLGQAEFEYPKGHWLMSNDWRFDLTGGDGG
- a CDS encoding dihydrofolate reductase family protein codes for the protein MNTRPAADMEPQTAAGKVLWHFTMSLDGFVAGPGHGMDWMTGFSFRPGLVEEYAGTTGAVLGGRDGWDAFPDAGGIYGGAWQGAVFVLTHHPEDAPSADGVTFLSCDVAEAVRIALKAAGGKNVEVLSPTIGRQLLERGLIDEIDLHIAPVLLGDGIRLFDNPGGAPLRLELLNGGDRTAAVNVRYRPATTEPSQSVR